The sequence TTCATGACATCAACTGCTAAGTGATTGGTTTTTCTCTAGCCTAAAACGGACTGGCGTGCAGCAGAGCTGGCTGGTGTGAAGTCTGACAGGCTTCCTTTATATTTCTCGGCACATTCTCTTTTATTCCTCCCTCTCTCGCATCAATATTTAATCTCCTTGTAAGAGCTATGAGATAATGCAATGTGCAGATTCAGAGAAGGTGCAGTGAGGGGGAGACGTGCTGCTGCATGCTGCTGCTACTGCTGCTGGTGGTTTTGACTGGACACAGCGAGCTGGGAAGAAGCTGCCGGGAGACCAGGTGTATGCAGCTCTCCAAAGCCAATACTTAAAGCATGTCCTCCCTGGCCACCACCACCTCCTTCCTGGGAAGGGCAGCTGGGGAGGAGGACACAGGAGGATGAGGAGAGAGAGTCGGCCGGAGCACAGGacgaggaggaagaggagaaggagaggaggagggggtggtggaggagAGGCCAGCACAGAGGATGAAGTGGGGTGTCCGCGGAGCTTGCGCCGCCCTCTCCAGCTGCTTCTTGCTTGCCTGCGCCCTGAGCGCAGCTGCGGTGGGCCTCAAGTGCTACTCATTGGGTTCTGAGTTGAAGGGTGAGCCATTCCGCCTGGGTACGGCTGCTGGCGCCTTTTACTCTGGGGTGCTGCTTACTGCTGGTCTTTCCCTTCTGGGCTTTGCTCTGCTTTGCTGCCAGGAGGATGCATCTGGGGAAGCCAAACCTGGAAGCCAGAACTTTCTCCTGTTTGGAGTGCTGGTTTTCATGTTGGGGGTACTAAGCGCCTTTGCGGGTGCTGTTATAGACGGGGATACTGTATCGCTTGTAGAGAGGAAATATTCACACTACTGCTTACAGCAGCCACTTCCCAGTGGAGgtggcagtgtcaccaaatgTCAAAAGTTAAAGGATTACCAGCGTGGTTTAGTGATCTCCACTATTTTTAACTCACTGGAGTGCCTGCTAGGAATGATAAACCTTCTGCTGGTAAAAAACTACAAGTCCTCGCAGCAACGCcgcagaagaaggaggagatgTGGGAGCAGGAGGCTTCAGAGTCAAAGCAGAGGCTCCATCTTCTCTAATGAAGAACATGATTTTTCCCCTGGGGATTTTCCCTTCCAGTCAGTCTCCTACATCAATGTTGGGGTGTTCCATCTATTTGATGAGGCAGGGGTGGAGGTACATTGTGGGGGGCATCCATCATTGGAGTTGCCAGGGTACTCCCCCATGGACCCCGATTTAAACCCATCCTACCCTTACAGCTACCCTTTGCCCAATGAGCAACCCCCTCCTTACGATGAGATATACCCTGCTCATGAAAACTGCAGCAACAGCAGCACCACAACCACCTAACAGCAGTCAGACTGATGTAGAGGGACTCTCCTGCTCCATGATCTGCACTGACAATCATAATGCCTGCATGTAGGACAGGGGCATGCCACATAAAGGCAATTTTCACAATGTAACTACATGGATGTGTTGAGACAGTGCTCATAAGCAATGTAAGTTCTAGGGTGAAAGGTCAAATgttttgatgtgtgtgtgcgtgtgcctgtgtaCCTGTGTGCCTGGTCCCACAAAATGCACTGTAACCACTTAACATTCATTTCACCTGTGTGGAAATGATTGAATAAGTTAGGAATTATCAGTATTCCCCtttttctttacatatatattttttgttataccAGTGTAAATCAAAATTTTGGTGTTCATTATTGCCATGGTTACAGTGTCTAGCTACAAAATGATTATGTCAGTataaataggattttttttttcacatctgATGATGAGATTACTCATCTTTATCAAATCTCTAGATTTTATCGGTAAATGCTTTCGGTAATGTCAAACCTcctaccattttttttctttccttataAATGAATCATCAACTAATGGTTTTCTATCCCAAGAAAGCTACCTGACTGCCACAATCATGATTAATATGCAAAGaatgaaaaaaggtttttaaaaaaaatgcaaaaatcctTCCTTGGCTCTAATCTATAATATTTGTACCAAACAAGTGAGATTTCCATTTCACTTTAACCCTTTTTATTTTCAAAGGGTCAACTCTTTTGCCAGCAGAGTTAATATAGTCTTTGACATTTGCAGGTAAGGGAGAGAGACCTTATGTTTACATTTGTGGATGTGTTAATAAAGAGaacattttattgtatataacCATTCAAATACCTGATGAGTAAGCAGCCCCTGAGTGATGTGCTCTGCTCAGGTAATGGTTTATGATATAAAAACCAAAAGTGGAATCTGAATGTTAATGTTAAAATGCATTGTTTGGTTTCCCTTTGTGCCTGGTTTTTACTGTAAAAACTTTGTCACatgcaattagaaaaaaaatcaaaaataaatctGTGATTTAAAGCACTACAATAACCCCCATTTAACATTATCAGATACTAATAAGATTACATTACAGACCAAAAGGCCAGTAAATAAAGCACTTTATCAGTTATGTGAATATTacttttgtaataaaaaaagatGAATGAAATATTTTTAATGCCATTTAAAGAGTAAAAGAACAATTTATTTAGACATTTCTTCTGAGATGTAGCAAATTGTTAATATTATGTTCTTGGTTTTATGCAAATTTATTCAATCCGCACTTGtgcatattatttataaaatgaatgtaaatttCATAATATTGCATGAATTCATATGCTCAATGTATATCACATTCCCATTTTTATTAGTAACTTTGATTAATGTCTGTCAGATCCTTATGTCTGTGTTGCATGCTTTAGTTAATTAATAGAAATTACAATTCTGACCatctttgatatttttatttgaataataTAAGCATTGGGTATTATACAATGCcatttttttactattaatttTGATGCTTTATAATGTATGTCAGGTGATTTAATCAAATTAAAATGgggattttaattaaatatatattttaagtagGTTACCATAAGTTATGATGTATAGATTTATATTTCTATAGAGTATATGGCCACAGACCTTTTACGTGAGCATATAATGCTCTAATCATTAAGGCTGCTCTAATCAATCAGACTTGCTCCATCCAACCCACTACTGAATGAAGAATGCTTTATGGCTGTTTAAACTAGTGACCCCTGTCACACGTCTAAGATTATTACATTATAGGAAGGAAGTGGCTTACACATTCATAAAGTATAGATCAATTCTGGAAAAGCATAGAAAATGGAAGGGCCATTTACACAAAGAAACAATTTAATCTATTAAATAAAAAGTTGTAGTGAGAAATGACTTGCAAAATATGatacaaaatagtaaaaagtaagaATAGTTTATATTAgtgatttttttctaaattatatttgtTCTCTTTGTTTAGTTAaccaaaatatatacttttcaaTAATTACCTAAAGAAAATAGTCACTCAAAAAATAAAGGAGCAggtatatgtttatttcaacctaatacattacattttaatattcaaAGTACAATTTCCCTTGAAAGCATAGCAATGAGAAATGCAAAGCTACTTAAGTTGAAAACTGCATATCATTATCACTGGAATTAGCATTTATAGTAACACTTTAGCAGTGATAGTATCAGTAGTAGGAGAATCCTCTATGTGGAATGTATTATGATATCATCATTGCTTATAGATGTAatagctcttaaaggaacactccagacccctaaaccaCTTTAGCTTGCCAAAGTGCTTTGGGTGTGAACTCTgcatcctcttttttcattttacaaaaagtgcagatttcattagaaattgacacttttagaaTTTGACCTTGTTACACCACCCTAGCTGTCAATCGGACAatgggtcctgttacttcctggtttggttagctcagtgaaactaaactcaagaggcagcaattgcccagagaacctgccttgcaaagacttctcattgagctgcaatgggaagtctgtgattggacagacacagagagTCTAGGctgggttaaaaggggagggcttgcaaaggcttcaggcaagagatctgcagcttttgcaagctatatTCAAATATACCcccaattgaaagaaaaaaataatgcatgattacatgcatacatgttttcattaagagtatatctactaagcattatatttatttttaggattTGGCCAGTGTGGagtgtggagtgtctctttaaaaaagaAATTGCTAGGACACTTTAAAGCATTGCACATTTAATAAGCCCCTCCTCTTCCATGCAACATTCACCAGTTATAAGACATTTTATTAGGGAGTGCATGCATTTAACCAATGGGACTGGGCGAGTTCTAAGCACAAGCTCTAAAGCCAGCAAGTGTCCAGGTATGCTTAAATAAACCTTATAGGAATTATAAAATAGGACaaccttattttaaaggcaaagttGCAGCATGTATTTACACATGATTGTTCTTAGAAAAACAAAAGTCAAACTGACTAGCATATTTAATGGTTGACCATAAAGCTAATTTTATTAAGAAAGTATGGCATCAATGCTATTTTTCATAGGTTACCTAGAAAGGGTAAATAGTTGTCCAAGTGGGATATTATTTACTATCACTTCGGAATATAATATAATAGGTTTTTTAACAAGGCCCACACTTATTTATTTGCCATGCTGTACTAGCTGTTCATTAGATTGTGAGGTTACCAAACTGTTTTAATTtggattctatatatttttttatatgcattgaagtatttaaaaacatatattcaaCAAAACATTGGGGGGTAAAAAACTATTTGCTTAAAAActactttaaaaacattttttttgtcacaAATCTTTCCAGGCTCCCTAGCCAATCCTGATCTCTACAATCTACAAGCACACATGACTTTCCTTGAGGAAAATGGTAGCCATTCATGGTAGTCAATCATAGCTGAACTGCGCATGTGTGAGTGGCTCATATTGATTTCAAGGAAACATCGTCCAGGCACAGTAATAGAAAAACAGCTGTATGCTCACTACAGCCTTTGTGACGAAATTAAAGTAATATTAAAAAGTAGAAGATGAATAAAGAGTAAAGCAAATATGTTTTAATCTATTTTATAATTAGGCAAATAAAACATGCAGTCTGTGAATATCTATTCTAAAGATGTCTAGTAAATATGGTGTTTGCCCCTATAAACATCTTGCAATGGATCTATATATCAGTGAGGAAAGGAAATCAATGAAAATAAAGTAAGAAactgttatttttacatttaaaaattaaactaggtttatattacattttaaatgctTGTATAGTGTTTAGATTCCATATTCATTACAGTACCTATAAAAAACTGTTTTAACAAATATTATAACAGATaactattttctatgttctatgttccTTTCATAAATGTAACACTATTATTTTAGCGACAGGTTCACTTGAAATATACAGAGCTTCAGAATATCTAGACATACTAACCTGTAACAGAATGGAACTCTACCAAGACATCTTGTAGTATGTCCCCTTTCCATCGTTAAATCTGAAGTAGGGAATAACATTTTTGGttactcattaaaaaaaaaatgttaaaatgagTCACAGCTAGAATTTTAGCAAGAAAGATCAACAGATATAggaaatatgcatttttattcgcttttgcCTCAGGGGTATCTGAGAAGGGATGAATTAGATTGACTTTTTTATATTCTTActgactatgtaactataaaaTGCCAGAACGTACTGTACTAGAATTTTTAAAAGAGTATTCATAGAGTGAAATGTGTTAATCATAAATGACTGAATTGAAAATGCTTTGATCCTAAATTAGATTGTACTACGTAAGCCCACGATATGTCTTAAAATTCCTACCAATTCAATCAAAACCGCttaaaatgaaaaacataatgataaaagctaaaaatgtaaaaataaagaatgttccATAATCATTTATACAGTAGAGTCTAAAAGTAATTATTATACTTAAAGTGTCAATACAGAAACAATTTCAATATATATTCACATGGGTAATTGTGTTGGTCCAATTTGTTGACACTTTTTGTCTTACTAACTCTCAAGGCAAACACACAAGCAGGGCCAACTTCAGATATCATTCAGGAGTCATAGGCCAATACCCTTGGCATACCTTTGGTGAGGAGTGGTGGCATATCGAACTTACCCATCTGCCCATGTTCATGACAatactgtgaactggcaaaggaaagggtttctttacagtaaaaacaataaggatgtgaagTATCTGCCTAtacagtctatacagatgtttaaccccttaaggaccaaacttctggaataaaggggaatcatgacgtgtcacacatgtcatgtgtccttaaggggttaaagggacactgtagtcactataaccatttcatctctgtgaattggttatagtgcctggagtgccctggcactgtccctccattcagtgttgcaCCATGTTTGTGCAGTATGCCACAAAATAAGAGTCCCTAGCCACCCACAGTCCGGCCCCTTCTGTATGTGTAGCTCAGGCAGAGATTACCcacttccttgttgtcataccATCAGTTGGGGCTCTGACAGGCTAaaggcagtcagctgacactctcagccaatcacagctgcctatTGCTGCTCAGGGTAATACTTCcttattagccaaagcagcacataAGGgatggactgctggggtctcttgtttagcattaaaacattaaaaacggtTAAATGCTGATAGAAATGAtggtaccaggggactccagacactataaccagtttaatgagatgaagcagatacagtgcctatGGTGTGTTgatagcaattggataaatacttgcaaaaacataatatacagggatatgttttaattagtggggtaatagctgcttgatccaaggagagtctgactgccattctggggtcaaaagggaatttcttcctagtttgttggaa comes from Pelobates fuscus isolate aPelFus1 chromosome 5, aPelFus1.pri, whole genome shotgun sequence and encodes:
- the TMEM271 gene encoding transmembrane protein 271, with protein sequence MKWGVRGACAALSSCFLLACALSAAAVGLKCYSLGSELKGEPFRLGTAAGAFYSGVLLTAGLSLLGFALLCCQEDASGEAKPGSQNFLLFGVLVFMLGVLSAFAGAVIDGDTVSLVERKYSHYCLQQPLPSGGGSVTKCQKLKDYQRGLVISTIFNSLECLLGMINLLLVKNYKSSQQRRRRRRRCGSRRLQSQSRGSIFSNEEHDFSPGDFPFQSVSYINVGVFHLFDEAGVEVHCGGHPSLELPGYSPMDPDLNPSYPYSYPLPNEQPPPYDEIYPAHENCSNSSTTTT